From the genome of Virgibacillus siamensis, one region includes:
- a CDS encoding PBP1A family penicillin-binding protein, with protein sequence MAGNGQSRTARRKQKNSKKKPIWRRIFLLALIAILVIGIGVAALFSYYIATAPEIDASKLKSPFPSKIYDRDGELIADLGNKARTKVEYEDLPDVLIDAVTATEDSRFFEHPGIDIWRIGGAVIGNITNGFGSQGASTITQQLVEKSFLSHEKKISIKVQEMWLALQLEQEYSKKQILEMYLNKIYYGSGAYGVGKAAEVYFGKSDLSKLTLPEAAILAGLPQRPSAYNPYENPKLMKERMKTVLYLMVQHDRITKEQAEKAGNVDIKSLLSKKEEKNNKYLAFLDRVRKEVKNKVDGADIYTDGLKIYTTIDTDIQEHVQFLLSESENNPIDYPGPITDSEGNQAKMKAGMVVLDTQSGAIRAIGGGRNYKHGLNYATDISRQPGSTFKPIIAYGPAIESKQWSTYHQLNDDGPFEIKGTDQEIHTWVNGGHYYDWVSMRFALRESLNVPAVKTLTEVGYDTAQKFAENLGIEFADDKLTLTDAIGGSATGTNPMELAGAYRAFANGGIYNEPYAVTKVEFPDTGKTVNLKPEPEAVMSDYTAYMITDMLKTAITEGTGKLADIPGMPVAGKTGTTNLEGVDGSPDSWFTGYTTNYTISAWTGYNNQKLVLPNTKIPHALFKNTMTEISKDMETPDFEKPDSVVEVGVEEGSRPAKLPSAYTPSSEIVKELFVKGHEPTSTSEKFDQLDPVSNLKGTYDKDANSIKVSWDYSSDDNVSFDIRASVNGGSMQSLSSTDDQSLEISNVEPGASYQIQVIAISDDSQVDSSSPETVTVKVPGENENKEDEENGNEPMKVTGVNASFNPDNKKVTMSWDYSGPPATYNVVIQGISSQEVSSTNASYSLEFPHPGKTYTVSVVPIGKKGSNQGQQGTPGTTQFTVPADFGADEGGDDGTGGPGEDDENGGPGGDNGAGNGENGPPGNGDENGPEDNGNSDE encoded by the coding sequence ATGGCAGGAAATGGCCAGTCTCGTACAGCAAGACGTAAACAAAAAAACTCAAAAAAGAAACCGATTTGGAGACGCATTTTTCTACTGGCTCTCATTGCTATACTGGTTATTGGGATAGGAGTTGCGGCTTTATTCTCCTACTATATTGCCACAGCCCCGGAAATTGATGCATCCAAACTGAAAAGTCCCTTTCCATCAAAAATTTATGACAGAGATGGAGAATTGATTGCCGACCTTGGTAATAAAGCACGCACAAAAGTAGAATATGAGGATTTACCGGATGTTTTAATTGATGCCGTGACAGCTACAGAGGATTCCCGATTTTTTGAACATCCTGGCATTGATATTTGGCGTATCGGCGGAGCGGTTATCGGTAATATCACAAACGGCTTTGGCTCACAAGGTGCCAGTACAATCACACAGCAGCTCGTTGAAAAATCGTTCTTGAGTCATGAGAAGAAAATCAGTATCAAGGTACAGGAAATGTGGCTTGCCTTACAGCTTGAACAGGAATATTCCAAAAAGCAGATCCTTGAGATGTACCTGAATAAAATTTATTACGGCAGTGGTGCTTATGGTGTAGGGAAAGCTGCTGAAGTATATTTTGGAAAAAGTGATTTAAGCAAACTTACATTGCCGGAAGCGGCGATTTTAGCCGGACTTCCACAACGTCCGTCTGCTTACAACCCGTATGAGAATCCGAAACTAATGAAAGAACGGATGAAAACTGTCCTGTATCTGATGGTTCAGCACGATCGGATTACGAAAGAACAAGCAGAAAAAGCAGGCAACGTTGACATTAAATCCCTTCTCTCCAAAAAAGAGGAGAAAAATAATAAATACCTCGCTTTCCTTGATCGGGTTCGAAAAGAAGTGAAAAATAAAGTTGACGGTGCAGATATTTATACGGATGGATTAAAAATCTACACTACCATTGATACCGATATTCAGGAGCATGTACAATTTCTGTTATCTGAAAGTGAGAACAATCCTATCGATTATCCAGGTCCAATAACAGATTCAGAAGGCAATCAAGCCAAAATGAAAGCTGGAATGGTTGTACTGGACACGCAATCCGGAGCCATTAGAGCAATCGGCGGCGGACGTAATTACAAACATGGATTGAACTATGCAACAGACATAAGCCGGCAGCCGGGATCGACTTTCAAACCGATAATTGCATATGGTCCTGCAATTGAATCCAAACAATGGTCAACGTACCATCAGTTGAATGATGACGGCCCATTTGAAATCAAAGGAACAGATCAGGAAATCCATACTTGGGTAAACGGCGGTCACTATTATGATTGGGTCTCCATGCGGTTTGCACTAAGGGAGTCGCTTAACGTGCCCGCTGTAAAAACGCTGACAGAGGTTGGATACGACACAGCACAAAAGTTTGCGGAAAATCTTGGAATTGAATTTGCAGATGATAAGCTTACATTGACAGATGCAATTGGTGGGTCCGCAACAGGAACAAATCCGATGGAACTTGCTGGTGCCTATCGTGCCTTTGCAAATGGCGGTATTTATAATGAACCATACGCGGTTACCAAAGTAGAGTTTCCGGACACGGGTAAAACAGTAAATCTGAAACCGGAACCGGAAGCAGTTATGTCTGACTATACCGCATATATGATTACCGATATGCTGAAAACAGCAATTACAGAAGGTACCGGTAAACTGGCGGATATACCCGGCATGCCGGTTGCAGGTAAAACAGGTACCACCAATTTGGAAGGAGTAGATGGCAGTCCGGATTCATGGTTTACCGGATATACGACCAATTATACAATTTCAGCATGGACCGGATATAATAATCAGAAACTGGTGCTTCCGAACACGAAAATTCCACATGCCTTGTTCAAGAATACCATGACGGAAATTTCCAAGGATATGGAAACACCTGATTTCGAAAAACCTGATTCGGTTGTTGAAGTGGGCGTTGAGGAAGGTTCAAGACCTGCTAAACTACCGAGTGCTTACACACCATCATCCGAGATTGTAAAGGAACTGTTTGTCAAGGGCCATGAACCAACATCAACTTCCGAAAAATTTGATCAGCTTGATCCTGTAAGTAACCTGAAAGGAACATATGATAAAGACGCTAATTCCATTAAGGTATCATGGGATTATAGCTCCGATGATAATGTTTCCTTTGATATTAGAGCAAGTGTTAATGGCGGTTCCATGCAAAGTTTGTCATCGACTGATGACCAATCACTTGAAATTTCCAATGTAGAACCTGGTGCATCGTATCAAATTCAGGTTATCGCCATCAGCGATGATTCACAGGTCGATAGCAGTTCACCTGAAACAGTAACAGTTAAAGTACCTGGTGAAAACGAAAATAAAGAAGATGAAGAAAATGGCAATGAACCGATGAAGGTAACAGGTGTCAACGCATCATTTAATCCAGACAATAAAAAAGTAACCATGTCGTGGGATTATTCCGGACCACCTGCAACGTATAATGTTGTCATTCAAGGAATATCTTCACAGGAAGTTTCATCGACAAATGCATCCTACTCCTTGGAGTTTCCGCATCCCGGTAAAACATATACCGTTTCGGTTGTCCCTATTGGTAAAAAAGGAAGCAACCAAGGACAGCAGGGTACTCCTGGAACGACCCAATTTACCGTACCAGCTGATTTCGGAGCTGATGAGGGCGGTGACGATGGAACGGGCGGCCCTGGAGAAGATGATGAAAACGGCGGGCCCGGCGGTGACAATGGAGCTGGTAACGGAGAAAATGGTCCCCCGGGAAATGGCGATGAAAATGGACCGGAAGATAACGGAAATTCAGATGAATAA